Proteins from one Triticum aestivum cultivar Chinese Spring chromosome 7A, IWGSC CS RefSeq v2.1, whole genome shotgun sequence genomic window:
- the LOC123147694 gene encoding uncharacterized protein translates to MLLVYLLLFLHLSSSVCEASSRNHRLVLPTAGRVPAAPASSTMTMYRRLLRAPMQQHSSASSYSHDQEHVRGTIAMQQQQGPSPSPQPDVTLARDAVQEGSVPPADQDMVMPPPPGDDSGDQEAAGGGDAVGSEGGSSDLITDDQPESDAVDIGVDYVPPKTHPPSHN, encoded by the exons ATGCTCTTGGtttacctcctcctcttcctccacctctCTTCCTCCGTCTGCGAGGCCAGCAGCCGGAACCACCGCCTCGTCCTCCCCACGGCCGGCCGCGTCCCCGCGGCCCCTGCATCATCGACTATGACGATGTACCGTCGCCTTCTCCGCGCCCCAATG CAGCAGCACTCGTCGGCGTCCTCCTACTCCCACGACCAAGAACACGTGCGAGGCACGATAGCGATGCAACAGCAGCAGGGGCCTTCTCCGTCGCCGCAGCCGGATGTGACGCTGGCCAGGGACGCCGTCCAGGAGGGCAGTGTGCCGCCGGCCGATCAGGACATGGTGATGCCGCCGCCACCAGGGGACGACAGCGGGGATCAGGAAGCTGCAGGAGGCGGCGATGCCGTCGGCAGTGAGGGAGGATCGTCGGATCTGATCACCGATGATCAGCCGGAGAGCGATGCGGTCGACATCGGCGTCGACTACGTGCCTCCGAAGACGCACCCTCCATCTCACAACTAG